CTTCTGCCATGTAAGTCAGCTCTCTTAATCCCGCTTAGTACACACTTCATTATGATGACAAATCTAAACTTCTCCTTCACTGTTTGACCCCATTTACACCTGGTGATGTGTGATCTGTGTCTGGATACATGATCTGGATCATGACATCCGAACAGGCCTTTCCATCACACCTGGTATTGGTGATGGTTCTTGGAATCTCCATTCTGCTTGCATTGTGATCCGATCTCAATATGCAAATTCGTTAGGCGGGGCTGGAGGACTTGTCAACAAACTTGTCACGTCCCACGTGAAGGCAAGCAATGCTGCTGTTTTGGCTCTTCTTCTTTATCCTGTAGAGAGTAAGTGTTAggcattcattaaaaaaaaaaaaaataaatcacgtTTTGCGAGGCAAGACTTGCTAGCTACTGCTACTACTTGTAGCTTTTGTTGGGCAGCTTGAGCTAGTAGAAAGAGGAGGAATTAGGTAGGGCAACTTTCCAAGTCCACTCATTCGCCAGTTTTGGTCAAATATTTGACTCGTTGGCAATGTTCCAATTATGGTTGTGCCGATGGACGATATCATCGAGAGCCACCATCGTGATGCcacgcccccccccccgtcaGACACACACTAATCCTAGTCGCGGGTGCTGGACGGGACATTGACAAgtgtgtcggtcttaaactagcaaagacacttgcgccaggctttgcgctgtgctgcgcagggtgcaagataggaccccTTAAGTGGAAGCTACTTTTTCCCGCCTTACGTGCatcctatttgtgaaaaagacCATCGCCTTGAGCAGACTGGATTGGCTGTAGTgatacattctctctctctctcagatgcAGCATAGCCACGTAATACTGTCTATTTACAGAGGGCATTTAAATGTACGTCTGATCGTTTCTAtgttaactgtatttatgtaagGAGATATAGTAAAATGAAAAGTGCTTCCATCGCcatgttttactgtaaacatcGTCAACTGCCAATTTAGGGGACATCGCCCAACCCTAGTTCCAATCCACTTCTGTATGGTCTTGTGCTTCATGCTTTTTCTTATCTAgagacattttttatatatatacttgcCATTATTACGGGTGTCTCCCCAAATGCACCTTACCTATAACTATGAGTAATGCATTATTCACTCCTCCGCCTATTTACAGTACCGTTCAACGCACCTGCAGAACAGCCGCCCCACACCAAACACATGCAACCGTCTACAGGTCAATACTTACATTTGCGTGTCATTGTTCAAAgcatctgtaaaaaaaaaaaacatccgaTTTCACAGTCAAGGTAATAAAAACTGTGTCCTGGTCACTCTTCAGTTACAGTATGGATTGCATTTCCACCTGGCTCAGATCTAATCACAATGCGAGCCAAACCACCTCTAATGTAGTTACACccttcattatttatttatttatttattttttttccaagatAGGATATCCAGATACAGATTGCATGTTAATGCCAATTGTAAATGTGGTCTTGAATTTTGATAAATTGACAGATGAGATCTTTTTGTCAGTAGAACGTTCTGCATAAGCCAAAACAAAGTATGATCGAAACAACACATCCGAGCAGAAGTCTCACCAAAAGGACttaaaaacaaattgaaatttattttaaagctgtagtgcgtaactttgtgatattaatgaacgtccgttacattcaagccattgccaaatgagttgctacaaagctaattaagtctatcggctccacacaactctctctgtatttctcagtatggctgtgttcagaagattgtggcgtccggtgactttcccgcgcagaaactcaattGAAGATcgcggaaggcttgtatcatgtggacgcgccagcAGTGTTGTTGTCGTTACTtataattcctcatgggggagacagaaaatatgcactatagctttaaatacgtttttttttttttttttttttttttctttgttctttcaATTCTAGGAAAATGTCCTCAAACTTGACAGGATGTAGTATGAGCAATTCAGTTTAGCAGGTACTTTTTCTTCAGACTCGCAAGATGGCTGCTTGGCTGACTGCGAACCTGACCAAAGAGGGTCACCAGGTGGCGTTACTGAGCGGGGAAATGACCGTGGAGCAGAGAGCTGCCGTCATCGATCGCTTCAGGAACGGCAAGGAGAAGGTCCTAGTGACCACAAACGTGTGCTCCAGGGGTGAGGGGCAGACTTAGAAATGAACAGGTCTTCATGGTGGGAGGTGAGTGTCTACGTCGCCAACCCATTTGCGGTTCTGCTTATTACAGGTATTGACGTGGAACAAGTGTCACTTGTGGTCAACTTTGACCTCCCTGTGGACATGGACGGGAACGCCGACAACGAGACCTACCTTCACCGGATTGGCCGCACAGGACGCTTTGGCAGAAGAGGATTTGCCGTCAATATGGTGGACAGCAAACACAGCATGGATGTCATCAACCAAATTGAGATGCATTTCAGTATGTTCCCAGTTTCTTTCAGTTTGATCATGTAAAAACGCCTAAGTATAAGGATCCAAACGTGacttttgtctctctgtctttctcccaCAGACCGGAGAATCACGAAACTTGACACGAGCAATCTGGAAGAAATGGAAAACCTGATCAGCTGAATGCTTTGCTACGAGCACTACCAAATCCTGACGCCGTTAGACGTGTTACCTCATATTTGACCGGAGTTCTTTCCAGGGTTTATTGTTTGCATTTTATCGTTTACAGAAGAAAGATGCATACTAATATTGACTATGCAAACGTATTAACTATGCAGACTTATTTCACGGCAGTCATTTTTCCCAAAGTTCTTTCATTTGATGTGTCCGACTTTGATCACTGAAGTCACCTTAAGCCTTTAAGCTGTCTCCCAGAGACTATAAACCAACCACAGGAAGAGTGGTGATAATATTTGTTAGATTATCTGAAGTGAATTATTACTGTAGGATTGGTGGGATATGTGTCTCATCTATAGATCAAGGTTGAGTTCAGATCAAATATCCTTGAGTGACTTGAAGCATTTTAAGGTTTCAATGCCTATTTCAGTCGTAGGTGTAGTTGACGGTTTACTGATAACTTAATTTGATCAGTGACTGTGAAGCCAGAGCTGTTgctcattttttttgtgtgcttaaaaaaataaatatactgttgcatattaaacttcTTTTGGCACCTTTATTAAGTAACACCACTTATATTTCTAAAAGAATGAACCAGTTGCTCAGAACCTTTTTATTAAACATACAACAATGGAAATATATTTCTTCAGGGAATATACGTACAATATGTTCAAAAGCTAAGAAGCCTTTTACCTCCAAGTTCTCTGTACTTTAGTGTCATAAACAGCTCTTATCCATCCAGACATACATTTTAAGTATGTCTGGAAGTAGTACCTGCTCAGAACAAAGTGAGGGTTGTTTGCAGTTGGCCTTTTTCCACAGCAGTCATTTTGACTCTGAAAGATGAGCAATAACGTGTTGCTAATGGCATTGGCTTTGTTCATTATTATATCATGCTCGCCTGTTCCTACTGCGACGCATCAAATGTGTTCTGTGGAAAAGGCctattgtttgtctgtttagCGTGCATTAAACACCATTTATTTTTGTCCCTGCACTGGtgacaaaatatatacaagtctataaaatgtaaaaccAGTCACAGGATTTAGATATAACTTCTACGTATTTGTGTTTACACGCTTTGAAAGCAGGGCAAAAGTTGTATATAAGTAAAGTGAGATTAATTAACCATATAGTAGCAACCTAGTTATGTGCTTCTGTGCCTCTGCATCCTAATGAAAGACTTTATTTGGCATATAAGAACATCAACCAAAAAGAAAAGATGTGGAAAATGGCAACAAATCAACAAAGAAAACCTTTTCGTTGCTGCGTTTATCAGCAGCATTTCTGGTTTTGCAATAGTATGAAATGCCAGATAAACACAAATAGATCAAATGTTCTTTTCGAAATTAATAACTGGCAGCAGATAAAAATGACCTGCTGTTTTGAATAAAGTCTAGTTTAACTGAAACAGAACTCGTGGTTATATACAGCCACACAGGATACCTTTTAGTGAGCATTCTGTGCAATAGTGCAGACAAAACAAGTTATCAGTTAGATGAACAAATGGTCCTAATTGACCTTAATTTGCTATAGTCAATAAATAAGCTTGTGTGGACTTAAAAATTCACATCCAGACATGttttatgtcataaaaaatagtctgctttgaataataatttgaatctgatgtgtttttttccccacaaaaaaaaaaagtaaaatgaactagtaaaacattcacatttaatGCACTTTATGGAGCCCCAAAAGTCtgaaagatgtgtttttatcACGTGTCCAACTCCAACATACTGATCCACAGTTGGCTCCAAAAAATCATGGTCGTATGTACATGTCTATGAGATTTAACAGCACAGAGAATCTTTCCTCCTTCAGCAgtacaaatgtgaaaacagcctTTGATGTTAtcaaactgcacacacacatcattctgcacagtgGAGCTCAAACATCCAAGGGAAGAAACAAAAAgccaaacacatttttgagtggaggggggattctttttttgtttttaaaaaacaccacGATGCCAGACTTCAACTGCAAAACAAAACTTGAAATTCAGCGCAGCTCACTCACTCTCCCCCATACTGCCATTTTGAGAGATGCACAGCACAGATCTGTTCCGGATGCCACACTGGGCCAGGGttacatccatgtctgtgaAGGTCCTGCGTGGTAAATCCATGGTCTCAATGGAGGCCTCTCCATACTTTGCTCCATACATGAGCTCTGCACTGGCTCTCACCATCAGCAGAGTGTCTGTGGGCTCAAAGTGCTGCTGAAACCTTCTGCCACATGGTGCTCGGATAGCTAGGAGCAAACTGCCAGCTTCTTTGGTAATGACTGATCCTGGATCAGGGGGCTTAGGCCAGACCCCAGCCCTCTTATCCACctcagagctgctgctgctgctgctctgggtCACATCCTTCACTGTGGGGGGATCTGACTCTCCATGGCTGTGCCTTGGCTGATGGATAGCATCATCAGACAGACTGAGCTTGGACATCTTTTTGTCCAGGCTTGTCCCGGGACTCACCTCTGACTGCCTCCCCCCTATGGATGGCAGAACCTTGTACTTGTTTAAGGACTGTGGTGGAGCAGCGGGGGCGTGCCGCAGCATCTGCAGAACCTCATCCTGGCTCAGCTGGCTGGCCTGCCACATTATGGGCTGGGACTGGGAGCGGAGGCTCCTGTCTGGCTTGCTGTACACGGGAGAATCTGGAGACACGGGTGGCCTCTGGGTGCTGCCAGTGTCCCCTGAATACAGAGAGGTGTTTACAGCCGCTCTGCTTCGCCCTTTGGAGGACTTCGGCCTGGTTAAATGCATCGATAACAACCAGCTGGCAATGTTCGCTCTTGCATTAGAGTTCAgaacagtctgtctgtctgccagtgAAGATTCCCAGTTGTTTCTTGGCTTCAGTTCTTCACAAAAAAAGAGTCGAAGAAAAGCGTGCCCCGTTGTCTTAGAAGCTGCTTCACTACGCGGGAGAATGGATGCGTCGTACCGAAGCTAAATTACAAGTTAAAAAACGTTAAAATCCCGTTAGTGTGCTTTCCGTCCAGTTTCAGCAGGAAGTGCCTCTCTTTAAGCGTCAGCGAGGTTGTCATGACAGTCTGGTTGCCTTGACGACGACTTGGGTTAGGAAGCGGGGAGACCCCTGGTGTTGGAAGTGCGCAACTGCAGCTGGGTTCATCCGTGAGTGACCCTCCAGTTCTGGGATGTTCTGCAGCCTGCAGGTCCTCTTTATTAAGTTCAAACACATAACTCAACCATGTTTATCATATCACCCTAATACTTCATGACTCCGGTCGAGGCAGATGGCCGGCCACaggttctgtccgaggtttctacccgttaaaaggaagtttttcctcgccacagCTGCAATAAATGCAATTGCTCTTGGGCTAATctttgggtctctgtaaattatagagtggtcagacctactctgtctgtaaagtgtcctgagataacgcctgttatgatttgacactataaataaaattgacttttcTTACATGCATGAGAATTGCTTATAAACATGATTCCACCACAAAATATTACACATTATTAGCTTTGTTTAAGACCCAAGCCAGTAAAAGCAGTGCTGGAAGAACATACATCTATTAAAGTAGACATACCATAGTCTAAAAATACTccatttaaattaaaagtccCAAGTTCAAAATGTGATTTTGGTAAAAGTAGCCTATTATCATCAGAATGTACTTAAActattgaaaagaaaaaagtgctcATTATGCTGAATGGCTCCTTTCAgttttataattatatataattatatatatatatatattggcttataataattaataattataatatagaatattatattattctgaTTTTATGACTAAAAAATAGGTCTACATAAGATTAATTTTAGGTGGAGTTCATCAATGTggagccatttttttttaataccttGTATACTAGGTAGATTAGTAGTTTAGTACTGCATCATATCATAAGCatatatgttttctttttatgtatCAAGTGTCaaagaaatgtagtgaagtaaaaagcacaatatttccctctgagttGTAGTGGATTagaagcataaaatggaaatacagaaGTAACACTTATGTAAAAAattgtatatacagtacttaagtaaatgtacttatttggttccattccaccactgtacgctgaatagaaataataaaaaaaagtcatgcatGCAAATGTAATAAGGAAAGTAGCATCAAATGATatcaaaagtacaagtactcgTTTTGCAAAATGGCcaatttcagaataatgtatgttattggattataattattgatgcatcaGTTGTTAATGTTGCAGCTTGTAAGTGGGCTACTTTTATTGACTTTATTAATTAAAAGTACCACACTATGACCACTACACCATCTATACTATATCATGAgcatataaaaacatttaaccTACAGTATGTCCTCATTTACTTTACTTAGACAACAGGTAATCAATAATCAATCCTCAACTCTAACATAATACAAATATTCACAATCATCAACCAAGtgacatttgttttctttaagcTACAGTTTATGAATTGTGTTTTATTGGTAATATGCAGTTCAGTACATTCTTGTAAAACAGTACACCAATCACTTCAAATTAAGAATATTAGCATACTTTGTCATtgatacaataaataataaaattgcACTGAGATCATATACAGTGGGGTAAACAACTCCACTACGAAAAACTTGTTTCAtaagttacaaaatgttttctAAAGTAAGGAAAGGTAAAAATGGTTTGCCTattaaactgttgtttttttttatagttttttttaattattattttaatttaagtatcCACATTGTTCCACCACCATCTGTCTCGTAATGTTAGTTTTGTTTTGAATCTTTCAGATGAATGTCCTACTGTTGCCATGTTTAGACCTTTCTGTCTATAAAAACTCTTACGGTAAAGACTATAGTAATGTATGCAATATCTGGTATCATCCAATATCAGATAATCTAGTATTAGATAAATCTGTCAATATTTGAATGACATATGGTATGAGAGCATCAAAAGCTTGACCTAATGGCCCTATTAttacacttttatttcataCAAGCATTTCTCTAATGCATAAAATCATGATTGGGATCAGTTCtaaatagagctgtgactaacAATTGTTTTCATGATCAATTTGCTAATATCCAAATCTgtcaaaaaccaaaaaaaatattcaatttactatcACATAGTAAGACCAAGAAGAGCAGCACATTCTAGAACCTGAAACCATCAAATATTTAGTGTTTCTGCTTGAGAAAAATTACTTGAATGATTAATCgattgtcaaaatagttgcagattcatatatatatatatatatataaataatttaaacaaaCAGCTACTGGCAGTGAGCAAAGACTTCTCGGCCCAACTGTTCCCCTTCATCTACTTAAATTCAAAACGAATACATCTCGAAAAGTTGAACAAAGACGAAGTCCAttgtacacacatatatagtaaTTAACAGTACTTATATATATGAAAAATGCTAATACTGTACTAGATAGAGTAGTCAGTGGAATTTTGCTTAATTAATAACCCTTTAATCACCAAACAGGAGTAGCAGCCACCATGACAGCCCTTCATATTTAATTGTGTAATGTATGAAGTGGCATATAATAGCGATTGTGGCTCTCTATGGTAAGTCCAGCAGGTTTTGCTGAGCGTAAAGTTCCTCTGTGATCTGGTACACCTCAGAGATGAGTGGCACAGCTTCTCCTAGCATGGCCACCACCTGCTCGGGGGGGCCCACATTCATCACTTCTAAGAAAGCAGGGCGCCCTGGGAGCACGCAGAAGGCCATGCCTGCAGCTTTGCGGACCACCCAAGGGTGGTGCT
The genomic region above belongs to Sander lucioperca isolate FBNREF2018 chromosome 12, SLUC_FBN_1.2, whole genome shotgun sequence and contains:
- the ubxn10 gene encoding UBX domain-containing protein 10, encoding MHLTRPKSSKGRSRAAVNTSLYSGDTGSTQRPPVSPDSPVYSKPDRSLRSQSQPIMWQASQLSQDEVLQMLRHAPAAPPQSLNKYKVLPSIGGRQSEVSPGTSLDKKMSKLSLSDDAIHQPRHSHGESDPPTVKDVTQSSSSSSSEVDKRAGVWPKPPDPGSVITKEAGSLLLAIRAPCGRRFQQHFEPTDTLLMVRASAELMYGAKYGEASIETMDLPRRTFTDMDVTLAQCGIRNRSVLCISQNGSMGESE